CAATAACCACATCGGTCTTTTTTAACCATTCCTGGACTTCCACCCAGGTCATATCAAAAATTCTCAACTCTTGCGCCTTTTTGTCTTTGTCTGTTGTGTTCATTACATTTCCTCCTGTTTTTTAGATTGTTCGGCTAGTGCCTTTAGTATTTTATCGGGAGTGGCCGGCAAGTCGTAAATCCGGACTCCGATTGCATCGTAAATCGCGTTGATAATTGCTGGGGCCGTGGGCAACTGGGTAGGCTCAGAAATCCCCTTGGCGCCAAACGGGCCTTTTTCTTCGGGTTCTTCGATAAAGTCGACGATAATTTCTCCCGGAGCATCCATTGCGGTAGGGATTGCATAATCCACGAAGGAGTTATTCAACACCCCTCCCTGCACCTTATCCTCGAGAATTTCTTCCATCAAAGCATAGCCCTGGCCCATGACCACACCGCCTTCCACCTGCCCCTCGACCATAATCGGGTTTAACACCCGGCCGCAATCGTGAACAGCGACGATTTTCAGCACATCCACCTCACCGGTTTCGGTATCTACCTCAACTTCCGCAATCTGGGTGGCATAAATATGGGTTTCAAACGGTTTTCCCTGGCCTGTTTCGGGGTCGAGACCGGTCAGAGCCGGGGTATAGGATTCGGCGACAATTATTGGCTTACCCAACTTCCGTTCACTGTGCCAGGCAGCCTCCTCCACAGTCATCGCCACCGTGGGATAGCCATCAAAAATAACCTTT
This DNA window, taken from Bacillota bacterium, encodes the following:
- a CDS encoding nicotinate dehydrogenase medium molybdopterin subunit, with protein sequence MKKRGKGIGTMFYPIGSTGKPNPASAFLKVNHDGSVTAFVGMVDKGQGATTALSQIIAEVLQISFKSIRMVTADTETTPYDHGTGASRVTYVAGNAVKKAAEVAKQMLLESAAIKLGLANAENLKLEAGKVIFDGYPTVAMTVEEAAWHSERKLGKPIIVAESYTPALTGLDPETGQGKPFETHIYATQIAEVEVDTETGEVDVLKIVAVHDCGRVLNPIMVEGQVEGGVVMGQGYALMEEILEDKVQGGVLNNSFVDYAIPTAMDAPGEIIVDFIEEPEEKGPFGAKGISEPTQLPTAPAIINAIYDAIGVRIYDLPATPDKILKALAEQSKKQEEM